Proteins co-encoded in one Streptococcus parauberis NCFD 2020 genomic window:
- a CDS encoding DEAD/DEAH box helicase codes for MGKNYYEQGRLFTEQQMKNVITAKTFSMKESMSMESGKQCCNRCFQEVAKTNLLPNGKTYCRFCIAFGRVESESQLYYFAPQAFPKGDYLRWNGQLTPYQEKISEFLLGNYLNKKNSLVHAVTGAGKTEMIYKLIESVINQGGWVCFTSPRVDVCIDIKNRLVRDFSCPITIMYGGSEEYRPAPLIVSTTHQLLKFYRAFDLLIIDEVDAFPFFGNVVLNKATQSCLKEEGKVVCLTATSTNELEQKVSDGHYEKIRLSRRFHNHPLVVPKFQLIYPLSKQFEKNKFPNLLSNLISQQRQTAFPLLIFYPLITEGEKFTKILQKAFPKEKIAFVSSKSDDRKEKIDAFKKRQIDILVTTTILERGVTFPEVDVYVILANHKLFTSSSLIQIAGRVGRSVSRPSGQLLFIHEGVSLQMKKARKQIIEMNKEAYGE; via the coding sequence ATGGGAAAAAATTATTATGAACAAGGTCGACTTTTTACTGAACAACAAATGAAAAATGTGATAACTGCGAAAACTTTTTCCATGAAAGAAAGTATGAGTATGGAGTCTGGTAAGCAATGTTGCAATAGATGTTTTCAAGAAGTTGCTAAAACTAATCTTTTACCTAATGGGAAGACATATTGTAGATTTTGTATTGCCTTTGGTCGGGTGGAATCTGAATCACAACTCTATTATTTTGCACCTCAAGCATTTCCGAAAGGTGATTATTTACGCTGGAATGGTCAACTAACCCCATATCAAGAAAAAATTTCAGAATTTTTGTTAGGCAATTATCTTAATAAAAAAAACAGCTTAGTCCATGCTGTGACAGGTGCTGGAAAAACAGAAATGATATATAAATTAATTGAATCAGTAATCAATCAAGGTGGCTGGGTCTGTTTTACTAGTCCCCGAGTAGATGTCTGTATTGATATCAAAAATCGTTTAGTTCGAGACTTCTCTTGCCCAATAACAATTATGTATGGAGGGTCCGAGGAATATCGTCCAGCCCCCTTGATAGTTTCAACAACACATCAACTCTTAAAATTTTATCGAGCCTTTGATTTATTAATAATAGATGAAGTTGATGCTTTTCCTTTTTTTGGGAATGTGGTTCTAAATAAAGCAACACAATCATGTTTAAAAGAGGAAGGTAAAGTTGTTTGTCTGACTGCAACTTCGACAAATGAATTAGAACAAAAAGTCAGCGATGGACATTATGAAAAAATAAGATTGTCAAGACGTTTCCATAATCATCCATTGGTCGTTCCTAAGTTTCAATTAATTTATCCATTATCAAAACAGTTTGAAAAAAATAAATTTCCTAACTTACTAAGTAATTTGATTAGTCAACAAAGACAGACTGCATTCCCTTTACTAATTTTCTACCCTCTAATTACAGAAGGGGAAAAATTTACGAAAATATTGCAAAAAGCTTTTCCTAAAGAAAAAATTGCCTTTGTATCAAGTAAATCTGATGATCGAAAAGAGAAAATTGATGCGTTTAAAAAAAGACAAATTGATATTCTTGTAACTACGACTATTTTGGAGAGGGGAGTAACATTTCCAGAAGTAGATGTTTACGTTATTTTGGCAAATCATAAGCTATTTACGAGTAGTAGCCTGATTCAGATAGCAGGTCGCGTAGGGAGATCCGTATCTCGACCAAGTGGGCAGTTACTATTTATTCATGAAGGGGTAAGTCTACAAATGAAGAAAGCTCGTAAACAAATTATAGAAATGAATAAGGAAGCATATGGTGAATAA
- a CDS encoding YigZ family protein — MESYKTIENDSQSEQIIKKSRFICHLFRISSEEEGKDYLAQIKKEHYKANHSCHAMIIGENSDLKRSSDDGEPSGTAGIPILSVLEKQNLTNVLAVVTRYFGGIKLGTGGLIRAYSSATAQALQNVIMVEVKEQSGLKLTLTYPQYQTLSLFLEDNQLREAETNFLDQVFVTIYFDPEKEDEICQNLQGFYSGKANYQKVDSQIIEVRLT; from the coding sequence ATGGAAAGTTATAAAACAATTGAAAATGATAGTCAATCTGAGCAAATCATCAAAAAATCACGCTTTATTTGTCATCTATTTCGAATATCTTCAGAGGAAGAAGGCAAAGACTATTTAGCCCAAATCAAAAAAGAACATTACAAGGCTAATCATTCCTGCCACGCCATGATTATTGGTGAAAATAGTGACCTAAAACGATCAAGCGACGACGGCGAACCTTCAGGAACAGCTGGAATCCCAATTCTATCAGTATTAGAAAAGCAAAACCTAACAAACGTTCTAGCAGTGGTGACTCGTTATTTTGGAGGCATAAAATTAGGAACAGGCGGATTAATCCGTGCCTATTCATCAGCAACAGCGCAAGCTCTTCAGAATGTAATCATGGTAGAAGTTAAGGAGCAAAGCGGCCTCAAGTTAACACTAACATATCCGCAGTACCAAACCCTCTCGCTCTTTTTAGAGGATAATCAGCTGCGCGAAGCGGAAACTAATTTCTTAGACCAAGTCTTTGTAACCATATATTTTGACCCAGAGAAAGAAGACGAGATCTGTCAGAATTTACAAGGTTTCTATTCTGGCAAAGCCAATTATCAAAAAGTCGATTCACAAATTATTGAAGTTAGACTAACATAA
- the cysK gene encoding cysteine synthase A, translating into MSKIYNNITELIGQTPIIKLNQMVPEDAADVYVKLESFNPGSSVKDRIALAMIEAAEKDGTIKPGDTIIEPTSGNTGIGLAWVGAAKGYKVVIVMPETMSVERRQIIQAYGAQLVLTPGDQGMNGAIAKAKELAEDINGWVPLQFDNPANPKIHEDATGQEILNAFQEIGLDAFVAGVGTGGTVSGVSHALKAKLPDLKVYAVESDESAVLSGSKPGPHKIQGISAGFIPETLDTKSYDDIIRVTSENALLTGRTTGIKEGFLAGISSGAAIYAAIEVAKKLGKGKKVLTLLPDNGERYLSTELYQFDK; encoded by the coding sequence ATGTCAAAAATATATAATAATATCACTGAATTAATTGGCCAAACACCAATTATTAAGTTAAATCAAATGGTTCCTGAAGACGCCGCTGACGTTTATGTTAAATTAGAATCTTTCAACCCAGGTTCATCAGTTAAAGACCGTATTGCACTAGCAATGATTGAGGCTGCTGAGAAAGATGGCACAATCAAACCAGGTGACACAATCATTGAACCAACTAGTGGTAACACTGGTATTGGTTTAGCATGGGTAGGTGCTGCAAAAGGTTACAAAGTCGTCATTGTCATGCCCGAAACAATGAGTGTTGAACGCCGTCAAATCATTCAAGCCTATGGGGCACAATTAGTTCTAACACCAGGTGACCAAGGAATGAACGGTGCAATTGCCAAGGCTAAGGAATTAGCAGAAGATATTAATGGTTGGGTTCCCTTACAATTTGATAACCCAGCCAATCCAAAAATTCACGAAGATGCTACTGGACAAGAGATTCTCAATGCTTTCCAAGAAATTGGTCTCGATGCATTTGTAGCTGGCGTAGGTACAGGCGGTACTGTCTCTGGTGTTTCCCATGCCTTAAAAGCTAAATTACCAGATTTAAAAGTTTACGCTGTGGAATCAGATGAATCTGCTGTTTTATCAGGTAGCAAACCTGGCCCACACAAAATCCAAGGAATTTCAGCAGGTTTTATCCCTGAAACCCTTGATACAAAATCTTACGATGACATCATTCGCGTAACGTCAGAAAATGCATTACTAACAGGACGTACAACTGGTATTAAAGAAGGGTTCCTTGCTGGTATTTCTTCAGGTGCAGCAATTTACGCTGCAATCGAAGTCGCTAAGAAACTTGGCAAAGGCAAAAAAGTACTTACCCTTCTTCCAGATAATGGCGAGCGTTACCTATCAACTGAGTTATACCAGTTTGATAAATAA